The following are encoded in a window of Oreochromis aureus strain Israel breed Guangdong linkage group 10, ZZ_aureus, whole genome shotgun sequence genomic DNA:
- the LOC116319690 gene encoding RNA-binding protein 4-like isoform X2, producing MSGENVKLFVGNLPIDATHEELNKLFAPYGEINTCSLLRQYAFVTLKGEGAADRAIRHLDGKEYRGRPLVVEESRARPPNSTKVFVGNLSATCSADDLHGLFSAFGRVLDCDKVKARLCSNVGYAFVHMERKEEALAAIEALNGTMFKGRQLAVELSKAQPLINQIMTAGNSANPTGAVTAGGREGLLPRPPPSLEHHQSQAAVLAAAAAAAAGLPIQVQQSVHNSFYNTTSFDPTYAALKGITSSKGADGVIYGALASQVYGSVADQVFHEMANHNSASTAVEEEVEPQTVPDPTTLFEAARAKFFQEGQKVLAEQQAGRKAAPSDNERDRSPIRGNRAPLLPDPVPGSFAQIRPKRRALLPTPPGAPEDPVAATTTTPEGADPVARSYTEYYQQMHQYQQYQQYQQQYQYLQYAYTNPPPPPPPPPATTQAPASTTTPAPPGTYTALPTYAASDSYAAPGTYDTSGSYDASSRSYDASSGSYDASSGSYDASAGYDTSGGYGAPGAYDSSGAYGAGSYSTSTPYEQTPAHGQPMPPRHDYPYHTPEPPYR from the exons ATGAGCGGTGAGAACGTGAAGTTGTTTGTAGGGAACCTTCCTATAGATGCTACGCATGAAGAACTGAACAAGCTCTTTGCTCCATATGGAGAGATCAACACCTGCTCGTTGCTCAGACAGTATGCCTTCGTTACCCTGAAGGGAGAGGGGGCAGCAGACAG GGCGATACGACATCTTGATGGCAAAGAGTACCGCGGCAGACCCCTGGTAGTCGAAGAGTCACGAGCACGCCCACCCAACTCCACTAAAGTGTTTGTGGGGAACCTCAGCGCTACATGTTCAGCAGATGACTTGCATGGGCTGTTCTCAGCCTTCGGAAGAGTTTTAGACTGTGATAAAGTCAAAG CAAGGTTATGCTCAAATGTCGGCTATGCGTTCGTGCATATGGAGAGGAAGGAGGAAGCCTTGGCGGCTATTGAGGCGCTCAATGGGACCATGTTCAAGGGGCGTCAGTTGGCTGTAGAGCTCTCCAAAGCCCAACCTCTGATAAACCAGATTATGACAGCTGGAAATTCAGCTAATCCCACAGGTGCTGTAACAGCAG GTGGCAGAGAGGGTCTTCTTCCACGACCGCCTCCGTCACTAGAGCATCATCAGAGTCAAGCAGCTGTGctagctgcagctgcagctgctgcagctggattACCCATACAA GTTCAACAAAGTGTCCATAACTCTTTCTACAACACCACATCCTTTGACCCCACCTATGCTGCCCTGAAAGGGATCACCAGTTCTAAAGGTGCAGATGGAGTCATATATGGAGCTCTTGCCAGCCAAGTGTATGGATCTGTAGCTGACCAGGTGTTTCATGAGATGGCAAATCACAATTCTGCATCGACCGCAGTTGAGGAAGAGGTGGAGCCCCAGACTGTACCAGATCCAACAACACTTTTCGAAGCAGCGAGAGCCAAGTTCTTTCAGGAGGGACAGAAG GTTCTGGCAGAGCAGCAGGCAGGAAGAAAGGCTGCACCTTCAGATAATGAGCGGGACCGCAGCCCAATACGAGGAAATCGAGCTCCTCTCCTCCCTGACCCTGTTCCAGGTTCATTTGCTCAGATACGCCCCAAACGACGCGCCCTGCTTCCAACACCACCTGGAGCACCTGAAGACCCTGTCGCTGCCACCACCACAACTCCTGAAGGAGCGGATCCTGTTGCGAG GTCATATACAGAATACTACCAACAAATGCATCAGTACCAACAGTATCAACAGTACCAGCAACAGTACCAGTACCTCCAGTATGCCTACACCaatcctccaccaccacctccgCCTCCACCGGCAACCACACAGGCACCTGCTTCCACCACAACCCCTGCACCACCAGGGACATACACAGCACTCCCAACATATGCCGCATCGGATTCCTATGCAGCCCCAGGAACGTACGACACTTCGGGAAGTTATGACGCCTCATCCAGGAGCTACGACGCTTCATCCGGGAGCTACGATGCCTCGTCTGGAAGCTACGACGCCTCAGCGGGCTATGACACATCTGGAGGCTACGGGGCACCGGGAGCATATGATTCATCGGGAGCTTACGGAGCGGGAAGCTACTCCACCTCCACACCGTATGAGCAGACACCCGCACACGGGCAACCCATGCCCCCGCGCCACGATTACCCTTACCACACGCCAGAACCCCCTTATCGATAG
- the LOC116319690 gene encoding RNA-binding protein 4-like isoform X4: protein MSGENVKLFVGNLPIDATHEELNKLFAPYGEINTCSLLRQYAFVTLKGEGAADRAIRHLDGKEYRGRPLVVEESRARPPNSTKVFVGNLSATCSADDLHGLFSAFGRVLDCDKVKARLCSNVGYAFVHMERKEEALAAIEALNGTMFKGRQLAVELSKAQPLINQIMTAGNSANPTGGREGLLPRPPPSLEHHQSQAAVLAAAAAAAAGLPIQVQQSVHNSFYNTTSFDPTYAALKGITSSKGADGVIYGALASQVYGSVADQVFHEMANHNSASTAVEEEVEPQTVPDPTTLFEAARAKFFQEGQKVLAEQQAGRKAAPSDNERDRSPIRGNRAPLLPDPVPGSFAQIRPKRRALLPTPPGAPEDPVAATTTTPEGADPVARSYTEYYQQMHQYQQYQQYQQQYQYLQYAYTNPPPPPPPPPATTQAPASTTTPAPPGTYTALPTYAASDSYAAPGTYDTSGSYDASSRSYDASSGSYDASSGSYDASAGYDTSGGYGAPGAYDSSGAYGAGSYSTSTPYEQTPAHGQPMPPRHDYPYHTPEPPYR from the exons ATGAGCGGTGAGAACGTGAAGTTGTTTGTAGGGAACCTTCCTATAGATGCTACGCATGAAGAACTGAACAAGCTCTTTGCTCCATATGGAGAGATCAACACCTGCTCGTTGCTCAGACAGTATGCCTTCGTTACCCTGAAGGGAGAGGGGGCAGCAGACAG GGCGATACGACATCTTGATGGCAAAGAGTACCGCGGCAGACCCCTGGTAGTCGAAGAGTCACGAGCACGCCCACCCAACTCCACTAAAGTGTTTGTGGGGAACCTCAGCGCTACATGTTCAGCAGATGACTTGCATGGGCTGTTCTCAGCCTTCGGAAGAGTTTTAGACTGTGATAAAGTCAAAG CAAGGTTATGCTCAAATGTCGGCTATGCGTTCGTGCATATGGAGAGGAAGGAGGAAGCCTTGGCGGCTATTGAGGCGCTCAATGGGACCATGTTCAAGGGGCGTCAGTTGGCTGTAGAGCTCTCCAAAGCCCAACCTCTGATAAACCAGATTATGACAGCTGGAAATTCAGCTAATCCCACAG GTGGCAGAGAGGGTCTTCTTCCACGACCGCCTCCGTCACTAGAGCATCATCAGAGTCAAGCAGCTGTGctagctgcagctgcagctgctgcagctggattACCCATACAA GTTCAACAAAGTGTCCATAACTCTTTCTACAACACCACATCCTTTGACCCCACCTATGCTGCCCTGAAAGGGATCACCAGTTCTAAAGGTGCAGATGGAGTCATATATGGAGCTCTTGCCAGCCAAGTGTATGGATCTGTAGCTGACCAGGTGTTTCATGAGATGGCAAATCACAATTCTGCATCGACCGCAGTTGAGGAAGAGGTGGAGCCCCAGACTGTACCAGATCCAACAACACTTTTCGAAGCAGCGAGAGCCAAGTTCTTTCAGGAGGGACAGAAG GTTCTGGCAGAGCAGCAGGCAGGAAGAAAGGCTGCACCTTCAGATAATGAGCGGGACCGCAGCCCAATACGAGGAAATCGAGCTCCTCTCCTCCCTGACCCTGTTCCAGGTTCATTTGCTCAGATACGCCCCAAACGACGCGCCCTGCTTCCAACACCACCTGGAGCACCTGAAGACCCTGTCGCTGCCACCACCACAACTCCTGAAGGAGCGGATCCTGTTGCGAG GTCATATACAGAATACTACCAACAAATGCATCAGTACCAACAGTATCAACAGTACCAGCAACAGTACCAGTACCTCCAGTATGCCTACACCaatcctccaccaccacctccgCCTCCACCGGCAACCACACAGGCACCTGCTTCCACCACAACCCCTGCACCACCAGGGACATACACAGCACTCCCAACATATGCCGCATCGGATTCCTATGCAGCCCCAGGAACGTACGACACTTCGGGAAGTTATGACGCCTCATCCAGGAGCTACGACGCTTCATCCGGGAGCTACGATGCCTCGTCTGGAAGCTACGACGCCTCAGCGGGCTATGACACATCTGGAGGCTACGGGGCACCGGGAGCATATGATTCATCGGGAGCTTACGGAGCGGGAAGCTACTCCACCTCCACACCGTATGAGCAGACACCCGCACACGGGCAACCCATGCCCCCGCGCCACGATTACCCTTACCACACGCCAGAACCCCCTTATCGATAG
- the LOC116319690 gene encoding RNA-binding protein 4-like isoform X3 — protein sequence MSGENVKLFVGNLPIDATHEELNKLFAPYGEINTCSLLRQYAFVTLKGEGAADRAIRHLDGKEYRGRPLVVEESRARPPNSTKVFVGNLSATCSADDLHGLFSAFGRVLDCDKVKARLCSNVGYAFVHMERKEEALAAIEALNGTMFKGRQLAVELSKAQPLINQIMTAGNSANPTAGGREGLLPRPPPSLEHHQSQAAVLAAAAAAAAGLPIQVQQSVHNSFYNTTSFDPTYAALKGITSSKGADGVIYGALASQVYGSVADQVFHEMANHNSASTAVEEEVEPQTVPDPTTLFEAARAKFFQEGQKVLAEQQAGRKAAPSDNERDRSPIRGNRAPLLPDPVPGSFAQIRPKRRALLPTPPGAPEDPVAATTTTPEGADPVARSYTEYYQQMHQYQQYQQYQQQYQYLQYAYTNPPPPPPPPPATTQAPASTTTPAPPGTYTALPTYAASDSYAAPGTYDTSGSYDASSRSYDASSGSYDASSGSYDASAGYDTSGGYGAPGAYDSSGAYGAGSYSTSTPYEQTPAHGQPMPPRHDYPYHTPEPPYR from the exons ATGAGCGGTGAGAACGTGAAGTTGTTTGTAGGGAACCTTCCTATAGATGCTACGCATGAAGAACTGAACAAGCTCTTTGCTCCATATGGAGAGATCAACACCTGCTCGTTGCTCAGACAGTATGCCTTCGTTACCCTGAAGGGAGAGGGGGCAGCAGACAG GGCGATACGACATCTTGATGGCAAAGAGTACCGCGGCAGACCCCTGGTAGTCGAAGAGTCACGAGCACGCCCACCCAACTCCACTAAAGTGTTTGTGGGGAACCTCAGCGCTACATGTTCAGCAGATGACTTGCATGGGCTGTTCTCAGCCTTCGGAAGAGTTTTAGACTGTGATAAAGTCAAAG CAAGGTTATGCTCAAATGTCGGCTATGCGTTCGTGCATATGGAGAGGAAGGAGGAAGCCTTGGCGGCTATTGAGGCGCTCAATGGGACCATGTTCAAGGGGCGTCAGTTGGCTGTAGAGCTCTCCAAAGCCCAACCTCTGATAAACCAGATTATGACAGCTGGAAATTCAGCTAATCCCACAG CAGGTGGCAGAGAGGGTCTTCTTCCACGACCGCCTCCGTCACTAGAGCATCATCAGAGTCAAGCAGCTGTGctagctgcagctgcagctgctgcagctggattACCCATACAA GTTCAACAAAGTGTCCATAACTCTTTCTACAACACCACATCCTTTGACCCCACCTATGCTGCCCTGAAAGGGATCACCAGTTCTAAAGGTGCAGATGGAGTCATATATGGAGCTCTTGCCAGCCAAGTGTATGGATCTGTAGCTGACCAGGTGTTTCATGAGATGGCAAATCACAATTCTGCATCGACCGCAGTTGAGGAAGAGGTGGAGCCCCAGACTGTACCAGATCCAACAACACTTTTCGAAGCAGCGAGAGCCAAGTTCTTTCAGGAGGGACAGAAG GTTCTGGCAGAGCAGCAGGCAGGAAGAAAGGCTGCACCTTCAGATAATGAGCGGGACCGCAGCCCAATACGAGGAAATCGAGCTCCTCTCCTCCCTGACCCTGTTCCAGGTTCATTTGCTCAGATACGCCCCAAACGACGCGCCCTGCTTCCAACACCACCTGGAGCACCTGAAGACCCTGTCGCTGCCACCACCACAACTCCTGAAGGAGCGGATCCTGTTGCGAG GTCATATACAGAATACTACCAACAAATGCATCAGTACCAACAGTATCAACAGTACCAGCAACAGTACCAGTACCTCCAGTATGCCTACACCaatcctccaccaccacctccgCCTCCACCGGCAACCACACAGGCACCTGCTTCCACCACAACCCCTGCACCACCAGGGACATACACAGCACTCCCAACATATGCCGCATCGGATTCCTATGCAGCCCCAGGAACGTACGACACTTCGGGAAGTTATGACGCCTCATCCAGGAGCTACGACGCTTCATCCGGGAGCTACGATGCCTCGTCTGGAAGCTACGACGCCTCAGCGGGCTATGACACATCTGGAGGCTACGGGGCACCGGGAGCATATGATTCATCGGGAGCTTACGGAGCGGGAAGCTACTCCACCTCCACACCGTATGAGCAGACACCCGCACACGGGCAACCCATGCCCCCGCGCCACGATTACCCTTACCACACGCCAGAACCCCCTTATCGATAG
- the LOC116319690 gene encoding RNA-binding protein 4-like isoform X5 — MSGENVKLFVGNLPIDATHEELNKLFAPYGEINTCSLLRQYAFVTLKGEGAADRAIRHLDGKEYRGRPLVVEESRARPPNSTKVFVGNLSATCSADDLHGLFSAFGRVLDCDKVKARLCSNVGYAFVHMERKEEALAAIEALNGTMFKGRQLAVELSKAQPLINQIMTAGNSANPTGAVTAAGGREGLLPRPPPSLEHHQSQAAVLAAAAAAAAGLPIQVQQSVHNSFYNTTSFDPTYAALKGITSSKGADGVIYGALASQVYGSVADQVFHEMANHNSASTAVEEEVEPQTVPDPTTLFEAARAKFFQEGQKVLAEQQAGRKAAPSDNERDRSPIRGNRAPLLPDPVPGSFAQIRPKRRALLPTPPGAPEDPVAATTTTPEGADPVARSYTEYYQQMHQYQQYQQYQQQYQYLQYAYTNPPPPPPPPPATTQAPASTTTPAPPGTYTALPTYAASDSYAAPGTYDTSGSYDASSRSYDASSGSYDASSGSYDASAGYDTSGGYGAPGAYDSSGAYGAGSYSTSTP; from the exons ATGAGCGGTGAGAACGTGAAGTTGTTTGTAGGGAACCTTCCTATAGATGCTACGCATGAAGAACTGAACAAGCTCTTTGCTCCATATGGAGAGATCAACACCTGCTCGTTGCTCAGACAGTATGCCTTCGTTACCCTGAAGGGAGAGGGGGCAGCAGACAG GGCGATACGACATCTTGATGGCAAAGAGTACCGCGGCAGACCCCTGGTAGTCGAAGAGTCACGAGCACGCCCACCCAACTCCACTAAAGTGTTTGTGGGGAACCTCAGCGCTACATGTTCAGCAGATGACTTGCATGGGCTGTTCTCAGCCTTCGGAAGAGTTTTAGACTGTGATAAAGTCAAAG CAAGGTTATGCTCAAATGTCGGCTATGCGTTCGTGCATATGGAGAGGAAGGAGGAAGCCTTGGCGGCTATTGAGGCGCTCAATGGGACCATGTTCAAGGGGCGTCAGTTGGCTGTAGAGCTCTCCAAAGCCCAACCTCTGATAAACCAGATTATGACAGCTGGAAATTCAGCTAATCCCACAGGTGCTGTAACAGCAG CAGGTGGCAGAGAGGGTCTTCTTCCACGACCGCCTCCGTCACTAGAGCATCATCAGAGTCAAGCAGCTGTGctagctgcagctgcagctgctgcagctggattACCCATACAA GTTCAACAAAGTGTCCATAACTCTTTCTACAACACCACATCCTTTGACCCCACCTATGCTGCCCTGAAAGGGATCACCAGTTCTAAAGGTGCAGATGGAGTCATATATGGAGCTCTTGCCAGCCAAGTGTATGGATCTGTAGCTGACCAGGTGTTTCATGAGATGGCAAATCACAATTCTGCATCGACCGCAGTTGAGGAAGAGGTGGAGCCCCAGACTGTACCAGATCCAACAACACTTTTCGAAGCAGCGAGAGCCAAGTTCTTTCAGGAGGGACAGAAG GTTCTGGCAGAGCAGCAGGCAGGAAGAAAGGCTGCACCTTCAGATAATGAGCGGGACCGCAGCCCAATACGAGGAAATCGAGCTCCTCTCCTCCCTGACCCTGTTCCAGGTTCATTTGCTCAGATACGCCCCAAACGACGCGCCCTGCTTCCAACACCACCTGGAGCACCTGAAGACCCTGTCGCTGCCACCACCACAACTCCTGAAGGAGCGGATCCTGTTGCGAG GTCATATACAGAATACTACCAACAAATGCATCAGTACCAACAGTATCAACAGTACCAGCAACAGTACCAGTACCTCCAGTATGCCTACACCaatcctccaccaccacctccgCCTCCACCGGCAACCACACAGGCACCTGCTTCCACCACAACCCCTGCACCACCAGGGACATACACAGCACTCCCAACATATGCCGCATCGGATTCCTATGCAGCCCCAGGAACGTACGACACTTCGGGAAGTTATGACGCCTCATCCAGGAGCTACGACGCTTCATCCGGGAGCTACGATGCCTCGTCTGGAAGCTACGACGCCTCAGCGGGCTATGACACATCTGGAGGCTACGGGGCACCGGGAGCATATGATTCATCGGGAGCTTACGGAGCGGGAAGCTACTCCACCTCCACACC CTAG
- the LOC116319690 gene encoding RNA-binding protein 4-like isoform X1, translating into MSGENVKLFVGNLPIDATHEELNKLFAPYGEINTCSLLRQYAFVTLKGEGAADRAIRHLDGKEYRGRPLVVEESRARPPNSTKVFVGNLSATCSADDLHGLFSAFGRVLDCDKVKARLCSNVGYAFVHMERKEEALAAIEALNGTMFKGRQLAVELSKAQPLINQIMTAGNSANPTGAVTAAGGREGLLPRPPPSLEHHQSQAAVLAAAAAAAAGLPIQVQQSVHNSFYNTTSFDPTYAALKGITSSKGADGVIYGALASQVYGSVADQVFHEMANHNSASTAVEEEVEPQTVPDPTTLFEAARAKFFQEGQKVLAEQQAGRKAAPSDNERDRSPIRGNRAPLLPDPVPGSFAQIRPKRRALLPTPPGAPEDPVAATTTTPEGADPVARSYTEYYQQMHQYQQYQQYQQQYQYLQYAYTNPPPPPPPPPATTQAPASTTTPAPPGTYTALPTYAASDSYAAPGTYDTSGSYDASSRSYDASSGSYDASSGSYDASAGYDTSGGYGAPGAYDSSGAYGAGSYSTSTPYEQTPAHGQPMPPRHDYPYHTPEPPYR; encoded by the exons ATGAGCGGTGAGAACGTGAAGTTGTTTGTAGGGAACCTTCCTATAGATGCTACGCATGAAGAACTGAACAAGCTCTTTGCTCCATATGGAGAGATCAACACCTGCTCGTTGCTCAGACAGTATGCCTTCGTTACCCTGAAGGGAGAGGGGGCAGCAGACAG GGCGATACGACATCTTGATGGCAAAGAGTACCGCGGCAGACCCCTGGTAGTCGAAGAGTCACGAGCACGCCCACCCAACTCCACTAAAGTGTTTGTGGGGAACCTCAGCGCTACATGTTCAGCAGATGACTTGCATGGGCTGTTCTCAGCCTTCGGAAGAGTTTTAGACTGTGATAAAGTCAAAG CAAGGTTATGCTCAAATGTCGGCTATGCGTTCGTGCATATGGAGAGGAAGGAGGAAGCCTTGGCGGCTATTGAGGCGCTCAATGGGACCATGTTCAAGGGGCGTCAGTTGGCTGTAGAGCTCTCCAAAGCCCAACCTCTGATAAACCAGATTATGACAGCTGGAAATTCAGCTAATCCCACAGGTGCTGTAACAGCAG CAGGTGGCAGAGAGGGTCTTCTTCCACGACCGCCTCCGTCACTAGAGCATCATCAGAGTCAAGCAGCTGTGctagctgcagctgcagctgctgcagctggattACCCATACAA GTTCAACAAAGTGTCCATAACTCTTTCTACAACACCACATCCTTTGACCCCACCTATGCTGCCCTGAAAGGGATCACCAGTTCTAAAGGTGCAGATGGAGTCATATATGGAGCTCTTGCCAGCCAAGTGTATGGATCTGTAGCTGACCAGGTGTTTCATGAGATGGCAAATCACAATTCTGCATCGACCGCAGTTGAGGAAGAGGTGGAGCCCCAGACTGTACCAGATCCAACAACACTTTTCGAAGCAGCGAGAGCCAAGTTCTTTCAGGAGGGACAGAAG GTTCTGGCAGAGCAGCAGGCAGGAAGAAAGGCTGCACCTTCAGATAATGAGCGGGACCGCAGCCCAATACGAGGAAATCGAGCTCCTCTCCTCCCTGACCCTGTTCCAGGTTCATTTGCTCAGATACGCCCCAAACGACGCGCCCTGCTTCCAACACCACCTGGAGCACCTGAAGACCCTGTCGCTGCCACCACCACAACTCCTGAAGGAGCGGATCCTGTTGCGAG GTCATATACAGAATACTACCAACAAATGCATCAGTACCAACAGTATCAACAGTACCAGCAACAGTACCAGTACCTCCAGTATGCCTACACCaatcctccaccaccacctccgCCTCCACCGGCAACCACACAGGCACCTGCTTCCACCACAACCCCTGCACCACCAGGGACATACACAGCACTCCCAACATATGCCGCATCGGATTCCTATGCAGCCCCAGGAACGTACGACACTTCGGGAAGTTATGACGCCTCATCCAGGAGCTACGACGCTTCATCCGGGAGCTACGATGCCTCGTCTGGAAGCTACGACGCCTCAGCGGGCTATGACACATCTGGAGGCTACGGGGCACCGGGAGCATATGATTCATCGGGAGCTTACGGAGCGGGAAGCTACTCCACCTCCACACCGTATGAGCAGACACCCGCACACGGGCAACCCATGCCCCCGCGCCACGATTACCCTTACCACACGCCAGAACCCCCTTATCGATAG